The Mumia flava sequence TCGTGGCGACGACCGTGTCGCGGCCGCGCGGGCGCACGTCGTAGCGCTCTAGGACCCGGTCGGTCTCCTGCCGGCGCCACGCCCGGCCGAGTGACCACGGGCGCGCGCGGGCGCCGACGTGCGGGATCGTGACGTTCTCCTCGACGGTGAGGTCCATCGCGAGGCCGTAGCCGTGGCGGTCCTGCGGGATCATCACGACCCCGGCGTCGAGCAGCTCGGCGACCGAGCAGCGGGCGAGGTCGAGCGCGCGTCCGGCGCGACGGATCGAACCGCGGGCGGAGCGCGCACCTCCGAGCAGCCCGGGGAGGTCGAGGAGGCCGGAGTCGATCGTGCCGGTCACACCGACGACCTCGCCCGGCCGCAGGGTCGCAGTGACGTCACGGACGCGACCGCCGCCGATGCCGGACAGCGTGACCGACTCGGCGGGCGCGCCCGACACGGGCGGGTAGTGCCCGATCAGGTCGCCGGGCGCGCCGTCGCGGCCGAGCACGAGCCGGGTCAGCGCCGCCTCGTCGAGCGCGGCGACGTCGACGCCGGTCTCGACGACCCGGCCGTTGCGCAGCGCCGTGACGCGGTCGCCGAGCGCGAGGACCTCCTTGAGGTCGTGGCTGACGAACAGCACTGCCGTGCCCTGCTCGGCGAGGAACCGCACCATCGCGTAGAACGCAGGCAGCGCCTCGTGCGGGATCGCCCGCGACGACTCGTCGAAGACGACGACGCCGCTCCCCTCGGCCCGTTCCTGGAGCGCCCTGGCGACCGCGACCGCGACCCGCTCGCTCGGGTCGAGCGAGCCGACGGTCGCGTCAGGGTCGATCGGGACGCCGAGGAATGCGAACGTCTGCCGGACCGCGGCGCGATCGGCCGCACGGTCGATCCGGCGGGTGACCGCGTTGACCGCGTGGCGCCCGACCCGCACGTTCTCGGCCACGGTCAGGTCGTTGATCAGTCCCAGGTCCTGGTGGACGAACGCGAGGCCCTGCTGGTGCAGCCGGCCGGCGTGCACCGGCGGCCCGATGGCGGTGCCGTCGACCAGCACCTCGCCGCCCGGATCGGCCCGGTGGACGCCGCTGATCAGCTTGATCAGCGTCGACTTGCCCGAGCCGTTCTGACCGACCAGCGCGTGGATCTCGCCCGGCGCGAGCCGCAGGTGCGCGTCGCGCAGCACGGTCACGCCGGAGAACGTCTTCGAGAGTCCGCGCACCTCCAGGCGGGGAACGGCACCGTCGGCTCGGGTCATCGCACCTCTCCAGATCGTCGGTTCGCGTGACCGCGGTCACGTTGGGTCACAGTTGTACCACTCACTTGTCACTGTGTCCAGCGAGTGCGCGATACGACAACTCAGCGCATGAAGAGAGGCGCGGGGGCGAGCGCATGGGAAACCGTGGGCCGTACGGGGGCGTACCGGAACCGTGGGCCTACGGTGCGGCGGGGACCGAGAGCCGAGCGGCCTCGACGAGGACCGCGCCGAGCCAGTCGATGAAGCTGGCGTCGGCGAGCCGCGGGTTCCACACGAGGTCGATCCCGAGGCCCGGGAGCGGGTACGGGAACTCCGCGACCCGCAGCGGGAACATCTCGCTCATCGCCCCGATCACGCTCGCCCGGTGCACCGCGACACCGCCGACGGGCGCGACCAGCGCCGGGATCAGCATGTTGTCGGGGACGAGCTGGCCCACGCGGTACGGAATCCGGTGGTCGTCGAGCGCGACGTACGGCGCGCTGCTCCGCAGACCCTCCTCGAACACGACGTGCGGGAGGTCGCGCAGCAGATCGAGTGCGGTCGCGTCCACCGGCGCGGCGTCGGGTGCGGCGACGACAACCCAGCGGTCGTCATAGAGCCGCTCGCGCGGGTACGGCGCCGGGACGCCCTCGGACAGGAGCACGGCGTCGACACCGCCGGAGGTGAAGTCGGACTCGGCCGGCACCGCGAACGTCCGCAGCCGCAGCGTGGCCTGCGGAGCACCCTGCGCGACCAGCCGTGCAAGCGCGCTGCCGAGCACGAAGGCCGTGCTCGTGGTCGACGCGACCGTGATCGTGCGACGGTCGGTCGCTGGGTCGAACCCGGGGAACCGGACGACCCGCCCGGCGTGCTCCAACGCCTGGCGCAGCGGCACGACCAGCTCGGCCGCGCGGGGGGTGAGGGTCATCCCGGCGCCGTGGCGGACCAGCAGCTCGTCACCGAGGAGCCGCCGCATCCGGCCGAGCGCGTGGCTCATCGCCGGCTGCGAGAGGCCGACCCGGGCGGCGGCGCGGGTGACCGAGCGTTCCTCGAGCAGCGCGAGCAGCGGCACGAGCAGGTTCAGGTCGACCGACGCGAGCCGGTCGAGCCCGGAAGCGTCGCTCTGCCCGTCGTCCACCCTCCGCACCGTACCCCGCGTCGCACCAACTGATCGGCCGTGGACTCGTGCCCGAGGCGGACCAGCGCCTGGCGGTACGGCGGACCATGCTCGTCAGGGACGCGACCCACCACGAGGCGGTCTCGCGCGCGGTGTCGGTCGGTCGCCACCGCGGCCGGGATGCACGGCGCGACGAGCGGGCACGGCCGTGCGGGCTCGACTGCCGTCGCGCCCTCGGTGATCCTCGATGCCCAGGGTCGGACGCTGGTCTACCGCGCCCACCTCGTCAGGCCACAGCGGTCTCGCAGAGCCGTCGCAGCCGCGGCACCGGGATCCGGTAGTTCACGGCGGCCGCCGCACCCGGCCACTGCACGAGGCACGCGTCGCCGGTGCCGTCGACGACAACCGGGTCGCCCGCGGCCGGCATCACGCCGGCCGCCTTCACCGAGAGGCCGAACTGCTCGGTCCAGAAGTACGGACGGGCCCGGTACGGCACCGCGTCGTCGCCACGCAGCAAAGCCGCGGCGGCGACCCGAGCCTGCTCGATCGCGCTGGTCCACAGCGGGGTCCGACGAGGTCCGTCGGTCGACGGGAAGGCCGCGACGTCCCCCGCCGCGACGACGTCCTGGCGGACCCGTCCGCGGGAGTCGACCACGAGCCGACCACCGCCGAGCAGTCCGCTGGATCCGAGCCACGCGTCGTTCGGCACGTCTCCGACCGCGGTCACGACGAGGTCGGCCGGCGGCCGCGGAGCGTCGGCGGGCAGGATCCGCAGCCCCCGTGCGCGGGCCGCGTCGACGAGCAGGTCCGACAGCCACCGCCCGAGCTGGTCGAGCAGCGGCGGGCCCAGCGACATCAGCGTCGTGTCGCACCCGGCGTCCAGGCAACCCGACGCGATCTCCATCCCGAGCGGTCCCCCGCCGATCACGAGCACCGATGGCCGGGATGCGATCCGCTCCCGCAGCGCGAGTGCGTCGTCGAGGTTCCGCAGCGCGAGCGCGTCGTCGCGTCTGCCGGCGCCTGTGCCGGGCCCGGTTCCGGTCGCCGCTTCCGCCCCGAGGCGACGCGGTCGGCAGCCGCTCGCCACGACCAGCCCGTCGTACGGGAGCGTCTCGCCGTCGTCCAGCACGACCCGGCGCCGCCCGACGTCGAGCGCCGTCGCGCGGACGCCGAGCAGCTCGACCGCGCCGTGGTCCGACGGGGGCAGCGTGTGCGACGCGAGATCGTCGATGTCGCGCAGCAGCGCCTTGGACAGTGCCGGCCGGCTGTAGGCGGGGCGTGGCTCGTCGCCCACGATCGTCAGCTCGCCGTCGAAACCCTCGGCACGTAGCGTGTCCGCGGCCGTGAGTCCGGCGATGCCGTGGCCGACGACGACGACCCTGCGCGGCCTGCTCACGACGGACCCGCTGGTCATGACAGCCGCAGCGCGGCGACGGGGCAGACCCGCACGGCTGCGTTCGCGGCGGCGGTCTCGGAGTCGCCGAGCTCCTCGCGGTCGAGGACGAGCTCGCCGTCGTCGTCGAGATGCATCAGGGCGGGCGCAGCCTCCTCGCAGAGCCCGTGCCCCTCGCAGCGCGGTCGGTCCAGGACGATCCTCATGCCGGCACCACCTCGAGGACGCGCAACTCCTCGATGCTGCGGGTGATGTTGCTCGGCACGCGAACGGCGTCGGCGACCTCGAGCCGCTCGACCCGCGCGGCCAGGGACGCGATCACGGCGTGCACCTCGAGCCGGGCCAGGCCCTGGCCTGCGCAGCCGTGCGGCCCGTACCCGAAGGACAGGTGGTCGACCGGGTTGCGCTCGACCCGGAACGTGTCGGCGTCCTCGTAGTGCCGCGGGTCGCGGTTGCCGGCACCGAAGAGGATCGCCACCTGCGCTCCCGCCGGGACGACGGCGCCGTCGATCTCGACCTCCCGGGTGGTGCGCCGGCCCCACGCGTGCACGGGCGCCCAGAAGCGCAGCGCCTCGTTGAACGCGGCCGGCACGAGCGTCGGGTCCCGGCGTACGAGGGCCAGCTGGTCGGGGTGCGCGGCCATCAGCGCGACGACGTTGCCGAGCGCGGCGATCGTCGTATCGACCCCGGCGCCGAGATACTGGTGGATGATGTGCCCGGCGGTGCCGGGAGGGATGTCGCCGCGCTCCTCGGCATCGAAGATCCCGCGCCCCACCGAGCCCGGCGCGAGCTCGTCGGCGGTCACCGTCGAGCACCACCCGTACAGCTCGCCGGCGATCGGGAAACTCTCGGCCGTGCGCTGGTTGAGCGGGCCGATCACCTGCATCGCGGCCTGACCCCAGCGGAGCATGTTCGCGCGCACCTCGCCGGTGAAGCCGATCAGGTCGGCGACCACCTCGAGCGGGAGGGCACGGGCGAGGTCGTCGATCGCCTCGAACGACCCACGCTCGACCAGCGCGGCGACGAGCGTGTCGGCCTTCGCCTGGATCTGCGCCTTGAGACCGCGCAGCGCTCGTGGGGAGAGGTTCTCCGACAGCGTGGCCCGGAGCTGGGTGTGGACCGGCGGGTCCGAGGCGAGCGACGTCCCGGCGAGGGCCTCATTCACCATCGGGTTGAAGCCGATCGCACCGTCGGAGGAGAATGTCTCGGGGTCCGCGAGCGCCTTGCGGATCGGCTCGTACCGGGTCAGCGCGTGGACGTCGTTGGCGGGAAGGTGGACGACCGCGGCGCTCTCGCGCAGCGCACGGTACGTCGGGTACGGGTCGACGAGGACGTCGTCGCCGAAGAGATCGACGTCCGCCGTCACAGGCCGGAGGGGTGTGGATGACATGACGTCAAGTGAATGTGCTCACCGTCATATCTGTCCAACGCATTCTCTGCATGGACTGTCATGCACAGAGTGAATATAGTCAGCCGGCGTCGGTCAGCAGGTGGCACCAGGAGTCGGTGAGCTCCTCGAGGCAGATCTCGCGCGGCGTCGCCCAGCCGACCGCGAAGTAGCGCCGCGACAGGTACTCGAGCTGCCCGAACGCGAGCGTGCAGCGGATCTTGCGCACCGAGGCGTCGAACCGCCCGGCCTTGTCGAGCCCCGCGATCATGTCGCCGACCGCGCTCTCGAACCACTGCTCGGTCCGCTCGATCACGTCGGGCTCGTGCATCGCCTGGTACGACGCGGTGAGGTAGGGCTTGATCTCGTCCCACTGCGAGAACTTCCGGTCGAGCCATGCGCGGATCAGCGCCCGCGAGCCCGACTCGACCACGACCGGCAGCGGCGGGTCGTCCGACGAGGTCAGGATCGTGTCGACCTTCTCGAGCAGCGCGCTCATCAGCTCCGCCTTCGAGGCGAAGTGCAGGTAGAACGTCGTCCGCGTCGAGCCGGCCGCGCTCGCGATGTCGTCGACGGTCGTGGCGGCGTAGCCCTTCGTCCCGAAGAGCTCGAGCCCCTTCTCCAGGAAGAGCTCGTAGGTCATCCGCTTCTGGGCCGCGCGCAACGTAGACACGCACCGCAGCATAGCGGCTGACCAACCAAACATCTTCGAGTTCATTGGCTTGACAGCGTGTAAAGTGACTGCTTACTTTGATCAGGCAGCGCGTGACGCCGGTCACCCGCATCCGACCGCAAGCCCGTCTGGAAGGTCCTCATGACGCACCTGGTCAGCACCGTCCTCGGCCCCGTCCCCGCCGACGACCTCGGCGTCG is a genomic window containing:
- a CDS encoding sugar ABC transporter ATP-binding protein, which translates into the protein MTRADGAVPRLEVRGLSKTFSGVTVLRDAHLRLAPGEIHALVGQNGSGKSTLIKLISGVHRADPGGEVLVDGTAIGPPVHAGRLHQQGLAFVHQDLGLINDLTVAENVRVGRHAVNAVTRRIDRAADRAAVRQTFAFLGVPIDPDATVGSLDPSERVAVAVARALQERAEGSGVVVFDESSRAIPHEALPAFYAMVRFLAEQGTAVLFVSHDLKEVLALGDRVTALRNGRVVETGVDVAALDEAALTRLVLGRDGAPGDLIGHYPPVSGAPAESVTLSGIGGGRVRDVTATLRPGEVVGVTGTIDSGLLDLPGLLGGARSARGSIRRAGRALDLARCSVAELLDAGVVMIPQDRHGYGLAMDLTVEENVTIPHVGARARPWSLGRAWRRQETDRVLERYDVRPRGRDTVVATMSGGNQQKVLFGKWLLGEPRLLVLEEPTQAVDVGARAALLEATRQAAQHGAAVLYVSSEVEDLAAVCDRLLVLDDGVVARDLTGPFTAESVLGAIFDVPTGGPA
- a CDS encoding LysR family transcriptional regulator, producing the protein MDDGQSDASGLDRLASVDLNLLVPLLALLEERSVTRAAARVGLSQPAMSHALGRMRRLLGDELLVRHGAGMTLTPRAAELVVPLRQALEHAGRVVRFPGFDPATDRRTITVASTTSTAFVLGSALARLVAQGAPQATLRLRTFAVPAESDFTSGGVDAVLLSEGVPAPYPRERLYDDRWVVVAAPDAAPVDATALDLLRDLPHVVFEEGLRSSAPYVALDDHRIPYRVGQLVPDNMLIPALVAPVGGVAVHRASVIGAMSEMFPLRVAEFPYPLPGLGIDLVWNPRLADASFIDWLGAVLVEAARLSVPAAP
- a CDS encoding NAD(P)/FAD-dependent oxidoreductase yields the protein MSRPRRVVVVGHGIAGLTAADTLRAEGFDGELTIVGDEPRPAYSRPALSKALLRDIDDLASHTLPPSDHGAVELLGVRATALDVGRRRVVLDDGETLPYDGLVVASGCRPRRLGAEAATGTGPGTGAGRRDDALALRNLDDALALRERIASRPSVLVIGGGPLGMEIASGCLDAGCDTTLMSLGPPLLDQLGRWLSDLLVDAARARGLRILPADAPRPPADLVVTAVGDVPNDAWLGSSGLLGGGRLVVDSRGRVRQDVVAAGDVAAFPSTDGPRRTPLWTSAIEQARVAAAALLRGDDAVPYRARPYFWTEQFGLSVKAAGVMPAAGDPVVVDGTGDACLVQWPGAAAAVNYRIPVPRLRRLCETAVA
- a CDS encoding ferredoxin; amino-acid sequence: MRIVLDRPRCEGHGLCEEAAPALMHLDDDGELVLDREELGDSETAAANAAVRVCPVAALRLS
- a CDS encoding cytochrome P450 produces the protein MSSTPLRPVTADVDLFGDDVLVDPYPTYRALRESAAVVHLPANDVHALTRYEPIRKALADPETFSSDGAIGFNPMVNEALAGTSLASDPPVHTQLRATLSENLSPRALRGLKAQIQAKADTLVAALVERGSFEAIDDLARALPLEVVADLIGFTGEVRANMLRWGQAAMQVIGPLNQRTAESFPIAGELYGWCSTVTADELAPGSVGRGIFDAEERGDIPPGTAGHIIHQYLGAGVDTTIAALGNVVALMAAHPDQLALVRRDPTLVPAAFNEALRFWAPVHAWGRRTTREVEIDGAVVPAGAQVAILFGAGNRDPRHYEDADTFRVERNPVDHLSFGYGPHGCAGQGLARLEVHAVIASLAARVERLEVADAVRVPSNITRSIEELRVLEVVPA
- a CDS encoding TetR/AcrR family transcriptional regulator, with product MSTLRAAQKRMTYELFLEKGLELFGTKGYAATTVDDIASAAGSTRTTFYLHFASKAELMSALLEKVDTILTSSDDPPLPVVVESGSRALIRAWLDRKFSQWDEIKPYLTASYQAMHEPDVIERTEQWFESAVGDMIAGLDKAGRFDASVRKIRCTLAFGQLEYLSRRYFAVGWATPREICLEELTDSWCHLLTDAG